In Felis catus isolate Fca126 chromosome A2, F.catus_Fca126_mat1.0, whole genome shotgun sequence, the following proteins share a genomic window:
- the FARSA gene encoding phenylalanine--tRNA ligase alpha subunit isoform X2 encodes MADGPVAEVLLRQLATADGGLDSAELAAKLGVEHQAVVGAVKSLQALGEIIEAELRSTKRWELTAEGEEIAREGSHEARVFRSIPPEGLAQSELMRLPSGKVGFSKAMSNKWIRVDKSAADGPRVFRVVDSVEDEVQRRLQLVQGGQAEKLGEKERSELRKRKLLTEVTLKTYWVSKGSAFSTSISKQETELSPEMISSGSWRDRPFKPYNFLAHGVLPDSGHLHPLLKVRTQFRQIFLEMGFTEMPTDNFIESSFWNFDALFQPQQHPARDQHDTFFLRDPAEALQLPMDYVHRVKRTHSQGGYGSQGYKYNWKLEEARKNLLRTHTTSASARALYRLAQKKPFTPAKYFSIDRVFRNETLDATHLAEFHQIEGVVADHGLTLGHLMGVLREFFTKLGITQLRFKPAYNPYTEPSMEVFSYHQGLRKWVEVGNSGIFRPEMLLPMGLPENVSVIAWGLSLERPTMIKYGINNIRELVGHKVNLQMVYDSPLCRLDAEPGPPRTQGTA; translated from the exons ATGGCGGACGGCCCGGTGGCGGAGGTGCTGCTGAGGCAGCTGGCGACGGCCGACGGCGGCCTGGACAGCGCGGAGCTGGCGGCTAAGCTGGGCGTGGAGCACCAGGCAGTGGTGGGCGCCGTGAAGAGCCTGCAGGCGCTGGGAGAG ATCATTGAGGCTGAGCTACGTTCCACCAAGCGCTGGGAGCTTACCGCTGAGGGCGAGGAGATAGCCCGGGAGGGCAGCCATGAGGCCCGGGTGTTTCGCAGCATCCCCCCGGAGGGCCTGGCCCAGAGCGAGCTTATG CGACTGCCCAGCGGCAAGGTGGGCTTCAGCAAGGCCATGTCCAACAAGTGGATCCGCGTGGATAAGAGTGCAGCTGATGGGCCCCGTGTGTTCCGAGTG GTGGACAGCGTGGAGGACGAGGTGCAGCGGCGGCTCCAACTGGTCCAGGGTGGGCAGGCTGAGAAGCTGGGTGAGAAGGAAAGGAGTGAGCTCAGGAAGAGGAAACTGCTGACCGAAGT GACCCTGAAGACCTACTGGGTGAGCAAAGGCAGTGCCTTCAGTACCAGCATCTCCAAACAGGAGACAGAGCTGAGCCCAGAGATGATCTCCAG CGGCTCCTGGCGGGACCGGCCCTTCAAGCCGTACAATTTCTTGGCCCATGGCGTCCTCCCAGATAGCGGCCACCTGCACCCTCTGCTCAAGGTCCGCACGCAGTTCCGGCAGATCTTCCTGGAGATGGG GTTCACGGAGATGCCGACCGACAACTTCATCGAGAGCTCCTTCTGGAACTTTGATGCACTTTTCCAGCCCCAGCAGCACCCAGCACGTGACCAACATGACACTTTCTTCCTTCGAG ATCCAGCTGAGGCCCTGCAGCTTCCAATGGACTACGTCCATCGGGTCAAGCGGACCCACTCTCAGGGTGGCTACGGCTCACAGGG GTACAAATACAactggaagctggaagaggccCGGAAAAACCTGCTGCGCACGCACACCACGTCGGCCAGTGCCCGCGCCCTCTACCGCCTGGCCCAGAAG AAGCCCTTCACGCCGGCCAAGTACTTCTCCATCGATCGTGTGTTCCGAAACGAGACCCTAGATGCCACACACCTGGCCGAGTTCCACCAGATCGAGGGTGTGGTGGCTGACCACGGCCTCACCCTAGGCCACCTCATGGGCGTCCTGCGGGAGTTCTTCACGAAGCTGG GTATCACCCAGCTGCGCTTCAAGCCGGCCTACAACCCCTACACGGAGCCCAGCATGGAGGTGTTCAGCTACCACCAAG GCCTGAGGAAGTGGGTGGAAGTCGGGAATTCTGGGATCTTCCGCCCCGAGATGCTGCTGCCCATGGGACTCCCCGAAAACGTGTCGGTCATTGCTTGGGGCCTCTCCCTGGAGCG cCCAACAATGATCAAATACGGCATCAACAACATCCGGGAGCTGGTGGGCCACAAGGTGAACCTGCAGATGGTGTACGACAGCCCCCTGTGCCGCCTAGACGCTGAGCCGGGGCCCCCACGGACACAGGGCACCGCATGA
- the FARSA gene encoding phenylalanine--tRNA ligase alpha subunit isoform X1 — MADGPVAEVLLRQLATADGGLDSAELAAKLGVEHQAVVGAVKSLQALGEIIEAELRSTKRWELTAEGEEIAREGSHEARVFRSIPPEGLAQSELMRLPSGKVGFSKAMSNKWIRVDKSAADGPRVFRVVDSVEDEVQRRLQLVQGGQAEKLGEKERSELRKRKLLTEVTLKTYWVSKGSAFSTSISKQETELSPEMISSGSWRDRPFKPYNFLAHGVLPDSGHLHPLLKVRTQFRQIFLEMGFTEMPTDNFIESSFWNFDALFQPQQHPARDQHDTFFLRGDALSCPDPAEALQLPMDYVHRVKRTHSQGGYGSQGYKYNWKLEEARKNLLRTHTTSASARALYRLAQKKPFTPAKYFSIDRVFRNETLDATHLAEFHQIEGVVADHGLTLGHLMGVLREFFTKLGITQLRFKPAYNPYTEPSMEVFSYHQGLRKWVEVGNSGIFRPEMLLPMGLPENVSVIAWGLSLERPTMIKYGINNIRELVGHKVNLQMVYDSPLCRLDAEPGPPRTQGTA; from the exons ATGGCGGACGGCCCGGTGGCGGAGGTGCTGCTGAGGCAGCTGGCGACGGCCGACGGCGGCCTGGACAGCGCGGAGCTGGCGGCTAAGCTGGGCGTGGAGCACCAGGCAGTGGTGGGCGCCGTGAAGAGCCTGCAGGCGCTGGGAGAG ATCATTGAGGCTGAGCTACGTTCCACCAAGCGCTGGGAGCTTACCGCTGAGGGCGAGGAGATAGCCCGGGAGGGCAGCCATGAGGCCCGGGTGTTTCGCAGCATCCCCCCGGAGGGCCTGGCCCAGAGCGAGCTTATG CGACTGCCCAGCGGCAAGGTGGGCTTCAGCAAGGCCATGTCCAACAAGTGGATCCGCGTGGATAAGAGTGCAGCTGATGGGCCCCGTGTGTTCCGAGTG GTGGACAGCGTGGAGGACGAGGTGCAGCGGCGGCTCCAACTGGTCCAGGGTGGGCAGGCTGAGAAGCTGGGTGAGAAGGAAAGGAGTGAGCTCAGGAAGAGGAAACTGCTGACCGAAGT GACCCTGAAGACCTACTGGGTGAGCAAAGGCAGTGCCTTCAGTACCAGCATCTCCAAACAGGAGACAGAGCTGAGCCCAGAGATGATCTCCAG CGGCTCCTGGCGGGACCGGCCCTTCAAGCCGTACAATTTCTTGGCCCATGGCGTCCTCCCAGATAGCGGCCACCTGCACCCTCTGCTCAAGGTCCGCACGCAGTTCCGGCAGATCTTCCTGGAGATGGG GTTCACGGAGATGCCGACCGACAACTTCATCGAGAGCTCCTTCTGGAACTTTGATGCACTTTTCCAGCCCCAGCAGCACCCAGCACGTGACCAACATGACACTTTCTTCCTTCGAG GTGATGCTCTGTCCTGCCCAGATCCAGCTGAGGCCCTGCAGCTTCCAATGGACTACGTCCATCGGGTCAAGCGGACCCACTCTCAGGGTGGCTACGGCTCACAGGG GTACAAATACAactggaagctggaagaggccCGGAAAAACCTGCTGCGCACGCACACCACGTCGGCCAGTGCCCGCGCCCTCTACCGCCTGGCCCAGAAG AAGCCCTTCACGCCGGCCAAGTACTTCTCCATCGATCGTGTGTTCCGAAACGAGACCCTAGATGCCACACACCTGGCCGAGTTCCACCAGATCGAGGGTGTGGTGGCTGACCACGGCCTCACCCTAGGCCACCTCATGGGCGTCCTGCGGGAGTTCTTCACGAAGCTGG GTATCACCCAGCTGCGCTTCAAGCCGGCCTACAACCCCTACACGGAGCCCAGCATGGAGGTGTTCAGCTACCACCAAG GCCTGAGGAAGTGGGTGGAAGTCGGGAATTCTGGGATCTTCCGCCCCGAGATGCTGCTGCCCATGGGACTCCCCGAAAACGTGTCGGTCATTGCTTGGGGCCTCTCCCTGGAGCG cCCAACAATGATCAAATACGGCATCAACAACATCCGGGAGCTGGTGGGCCACAAGGTGAACCTGCAGATGGTGTACGACAGCCCCCTGTGCCGCCTAGACGCTGAGCCGGGGCCCCCACGGACACAGGGCACCGCATGA
- the CALR gene encoding calreticulin isoform X2, whose protein sequence is MLLPVPLLLGLLGLAAAEPTVYFKEQFLDGDGWTDRWIESKHKSDFGKFVLSSGKFYGDQEKDKGPDICGPGTKKVHVIFNYKGKNVLINKDIRCKDDEFTHLYTLIVRPDNTYEVKIDNSQVESGSLEDDWDFLPPKKIKDPDAAKPEDWDERAKIDDPTDSKPEDWDKPEHIPDPDAKKPEDWDEEMDGEWEPPVIQNPEYKGEWKPRQIDNPDYKGTWIHPEIDNPEYSPDSNIYAYENFAVLGLDLWQVKSGTIFDNFLITNDEAYAEEFGNETWGVTKAAEKQMKDKQDEEQRLKEEEEDKKRKEEEEADKEDEEDKDEDEEDEDEKEEEEEEDAATGQAKDEL, encoded by the exons ATGCTGCTACCCGTGCCGTTGCTGCTCGGCCTCCTCGGCCTGGCCGCCGCCGAGCCCACCGTCTACTTCAAGGAGCAGTTTCTGGACGGAG ACGGGTGGACCGACCGCTGGATTGAATCCAAACACAAGTCAGATTTTGGTAAATTTGTTCTGAGTTCCGGCAAGTTCTACGGTGACCAGGAAAAGGATAAAG GCCCGGATATCTGTGGCCCTGGCACCAAGAAGGTTCATGTCATCTTCAACTACAAGGGCAAGAACGTGCTGATCAACAAGGACATTCGTTGCAAG GATGATGAATTCACACACCTGTATACGCTGATTGTGCGGCCGGATAACACCTATGAGGTGAAGATCGACAACAGCCAGGTGGAGTCAGGCTCCTTGGAGGATGATTGGGACTTCTTGCCTCCCAAGAAGATAAAGGATCCTGATGCTGCGAAGCCTGAAGACTGGGACGAGCGGGCCAAGATTGATGACCCCACAGACTCCAAGCCTGAG GACTGGGACAAACCCGAGCACATTCCTGACCCTGATGCTAAAAAGCCGGAGGACTGGGATGAAGAGATGGACGGAGAGTGGGAACCACCAGTGATTCAGAACCCTGAGTACAAG GGCGAGTGGAAGCCCCGGCAGATCGACAACCCAGATTACAAGGGCACTTGGATCCACCCAGAGATTGACAACCCTGAGTACTCCCCTGATAGCAACATCTATGCCTATGAAAACTTTGCTGTCCTGGGCTTAGATCTCTGGCAG GTCAAGTCTGGCACCATTTTTGACAACTTCCTCATCACCAACGACGAGGCGTACGCAGAGGAGTTTGGAAACGAGACCTGGGGTGTCACGAAG GCGGCGGAAAAGCAGATGAAGGACAAGCAAGATGAGGAACAGAGActaaaggaggaagaggaggacaagAAGCgtaaggaagaggaggaggcagacaaggaagatgaggaagacaaggatgaggatgaggaggacgaggatgagaaggaggaggaggaggaggaagatgctGCCACTGGCCAGGCCAAGGACGAGCTGTAG
- the CALR gene encoding calreticulin isoform X1, which translates to MLLPVPLLLGLLGLAAAEPTVYFKEQFLDGDGWTDRWIESKHKSDFGKFVLSSGKFYGDQEKDKGLQTSQDARFYALSARFEPFSNKGQTLVVQFTVKHEQNIDCGGGYVKLFPEGLDQTDMHGDSEYNIMFGPDICGPGTKKVHVIFNYKGKNVLINKDIRCKDDEFTHLYTLIVRPDNTYEVKIDNSQVESGSLEDDWDFLPPKKIKDPDAAKPEDWDERAKIDDPTDSKPEDWDKPEHIPDPDAKKPEDWDEEMDGEWEPPVIQNPEYKGEWKPRQIDNPDYKGTWIHPEIDNPEYSPDSNIYAYENFAVLGLDLWQVKSGTIFDNFLITNDEAYAEEFGNETWGVTKAAEKQMKDKQDEEQRLKEEEEDKKRKEEEEADKEDEEDKDEDEEDEDEKEEEEEEDAATGQAKDEL; encoded by the exons ATGCTGCTACCCGTGCCGTTGCTGCTCGGCCTCCTCGGCCTGGCCGCCGCCGAGCCCACCGTCTACTTCAAGGAGCAGTTTCTGGACGGAG ACGGGTGGACCGACCGCTGGATTGAATCCAAACACAAGTCAGATTTTGGTAAATTTGTTCTGAGTTCCGGCAAGTTCTACGGTGACCAGGAAAAGGATAAAG GGCTGCAGACAAGCCAGGATGCCCGCTTTTATGCCTTGTCGGCCAGATTTGAGCCCTTTAGCAACAAGGGCCAGACGCTGGTGGTGCAGTTCACAGTAAAACACGAGCAGAACATCGACTGTGGGGGCGGCTACGTGAAGCTATTTCCAGAGGGCTTGGACCAGACGGACATGCACGGAGACTCTGAATACAACATCATGTTTG GCCCGGATATCTGTGGCCCTGGCACCAAGAAGGTTCATGTCATCTTCAACTACAAGGGCAAGAACGTGCTGATCAACAAGGACATTCGTTGCAAG GATGATGAATTCACACACCTGTATACGCTGATTGTGCGGCCGGATAACACCTATGAGGTGAAGATCGACAACAGCCAGGTGGAGTCAGGCTCCTTGGAGGATGATTGGGACTTCTTGCCTCCCAAGAAGATAAAGGATCCTGATGCTGCGAAGCCTGAAGACTGGGACGAGCGGGCCAAGATTGATGACCCCACAGACTCCAAGCCTGAG GACTGGGACAAACCCGAGCACATTCCTGACCCTGATGCTAAAAAGCCGGAGGACTGGGATGAAGAGATGGACGGAGAGTGGGAACCACCAGTGATTCAGAACCCTGAGTACAAG GGCGAGTGGAAGCCCCGGCAGATCGACAACCCAGATTACAAGGGCACTTGGATCCACCCAGAGATTGACAACCCTGAGTACTCCCCTGATAGCAACATCTATGCCTATGAAAACTTTGCTGTCCTGGGCTTAGATCTCTGGCAG GTCAAGTCTGGCACCATTTTTGACAACTTCCTCATCACCAACGACGAGGCGTACGCAGAGGAGTTTGGAAACGAGACCTGGGGTGTCACGAAG GCGGCGGAAAAGCAGATGAAGGACAAGCAAGATGAGGAACAGAGActaaaggaggaagaggaggacaagAAGCgtaaggaagaggaggaggcagacaaggaagatgaggaagacaaggatgaggatgaggaggacgaggatgagaaggaggaggaggaggaggaagatgctGCCACTGGCCAGGCCAAGGACGAGCTGTAG
- the RAD23A gene encoding UV excision repair protein RAD23 homolog A — translation MAVTITLKTLQQQTFKIRMEPDETVKVLKEKIEAEKGRDAFPVAGQKLIYAGKILSDDVPIRDYRIDEKNFVVVMVTKAKTSPGTSVPPEASPTAAPESSTSFPPAPASGMSQPSPTAREDKSPSEESVPTTSPESVSGSVPSSGSSGREEDAASTLVTGSEYETMLTEIMSMGYERERVVAALRASYNNPHRAVEYLLTGIPGSPEPEHGSVQESQVSEQPATEGGENPLEFLRDQPQFQNMRQVIQQNPALLPALLQQLGQENPQLLQQISRHQEQFIQMLNEPPGELADISDVEGEVGAIGEEAPQMNYIQVTPQEKEAIERLKALGFPESLVIQAYFACEKNENLAANFLLSQNFEDE, via the exons ATGGCCGTCACCATCACACTCAAAACGCTGCAGCAGCAGACCTTCAAAATCCGCATGGAGCCTGACGAGACG GTGAAGGTTCTAAAGGAGAAGATAGAAGCTGAGAAGGGTCGTGATGCTTTCCCCGTGGCCGGACAGAAGCTCATCTATGCTGGCAAAATCCTGAGTGATGACGTCCCCATCAGGGACTATCGCATCGACGAGAAGAACTTTGTAGTCGTCATGGTGACCAAG GCCAAAACTAGCCCAGGCACTTCAGTACCCCCAGAGGCCTCACCCACTGCTGCCCCGGAGTCCTCCACATCCTTCCCTCCGGCCCCTGCCTCAGGCATGTCCCAGCCCTCACCTACTGCCAGAGAGGACAAGAGCCCGTCAGAGGAATCGGTCCCCACGACATCCCCGGAGTCTGTGTCAGG CTCTGTTCCCTCTTCAGGTAGCAGCGGGCGAGAGGAAGACGCGGCATCCACGCTAG TGACTGGCTCTGAGTATGAGACGATGCTGACAGAGATCATGTCCATGGGCTATGAGCGGGAGCGGGTCGTGGCCGCCCTGAGAGCCAGCTACAACAACCCCCACCGAGCCGTGGAGTATCTACTCACG GGAATTCCTGGGAGCCCCGAGCCAGAACATGGTTCTGTCCAGGAGAGCCAGGTGTCGGAGCAGCCAGCCACGGAAGGAG GAGAGAACCCCCTGGAGTTCCTGCGGGACCAGCCCCAGTTCCAGAACATGCGGCAGGTGATTCAGCAGAACCCAGCACTACTGCCCGCCCTGCTCCAGCAGCTGGGCCAGGAGAATCCTCAGCTTTTGCAG CAAATCAGTCGGCACCAGGAGCAGTTCATCCAGATGCTGAACGAGCCCCCCGGGGAGCTGGCAGACATCTCGGACGTGGAGGGTGAGGTGGGCGCCATAGGTGAGGAGGCTCCGCAGATGAACTACATCCAGGTGACGCCACAGGAGAAGGAAGCTATAGAGCGG TTGAAGGCCCTGGGCTTCCCAGAGAGCCTGGTGATCCAGGCCTACTTCGCTTGTGAAAAGAACGAGAACTTGGCAGCCAACTTCCTCCTGAGTCAGAACTTTGAGGACGAGTGA
- the GADD45GIP1 gene encoding growth arrest and DNA damage-inducible proteins-interacting protein 1, with amino-acid sequence MAASVRRARSLLGLATTLGRGSRDYRAPPPPRRSPGPWWPDPDDPLTPRWQLGPRYAAKQFARHGAASGVAAGSLWPSREQLRELEAEEREWCPSLAAMQESLRVQRLAEEQKRQAREQLIAECMAKMPQMIESWRRQQQERREKEQADKGRRAQLQAEAQERLGYHVDPRSARFQELLQDLEKQQRKRLKEEKQRQKKEARAAALAAATAEDPATSGAPGS; translated from the exons ATGGCGGCGTCCGTGCGGCGGGCGCGCAGCCTGCTAGGGCTGGCGACGACCCTGGGCCGGGGGTCCCGGGACTACCGGGCGCCGCCGCCCCCACGCCGCTCGCCAGGGCCCTGGTGGCCGGACCCGGACGACCCACTGACCCCACGCTGGCAGCTAGGGCCGCGCTACGCGGCCAAGCAGTTCGCGCGGCACGGCGCCGCCTCCGGGGTGGCCGCCGGTTCGCTGTGGCCCTCGCGGGAGCAGCTCCGCGAGCTGGAGGCCGAGGAGCGCGAATGGTGCCCGAGCCTGGCGGCCATGCAGGAGTCGCTGCGGGTGCAGCGGCTGGCGGAGGAGCAGAAGCGTCAGGCCAG GGAGCAGCTCATCGCCGAGTGCATGGCCAAGATGCCACAGATGATCGAGAGctggcggcggcagcagcaggagCGCAGGGAGAAGGAGCAGGCGGACAAGGGGCGGCGGGCCCAACTGCAGGCCGAGGCCCAGGAGCGCCTGGGCTACCACGTGGACCCGAGGAGCGCCCGCTTCCAGGAGCTGCTGCAGGACCTGGAGAAGCAGCAGCGCAAACGCCTCAAGgaggagaaacaaagacagaagaaGGAGGCACGAGCTGCTGCGCTGGCCGCTGCCACAGCCGAAGACCCAGCAACCTCCGGGGCCCCCGGTTCCTGA